A segment of the Bacteroidales bacterium genome:
CTGTAGCTATCATTTCCTCTTCTAAGTCAATAGCCACAACAACACCTAAATCACCAACAGAACGCTCTTTAGTTGTCCAGTTGAAAGCAACTAGCATAAAACCTAACACAACAACCAAACCTATTTGGGTGAAGGTTGATTTATGTTGCTCTAAATCAGCTTGTGGATTCTTTTTAACTTCCATGGTTTCTTAGTTTTACAAAAAATAAAGTTATAAATTCTATTTCAATAAATCAAGAAAAATTCAAATTATCTTGCATAAAATAAAATGAACCTGATTCAAAATGAGAATACGAATAATTAATTTTATAGCACAATGTGTTCTGTTTCAACAATTTGAATGTTTGCGGTATAGAGACGCCATATTATGACGTCTCTACGATTTTTATTGTTTAATTATTTTATACTCACCATTACAATTTTCGGTATGAACTATTAAGAAATAGATACCATTATTTAACGAAGTTATATCTACATTAGTATTATTTAAAATATTTTCGTTACTTATAATTTTTCTTCCAAGTACATCGAAAACTTCTATTTTGTTAATGTTTTCTGCACATTCAATGGTTATGTTATCTGTAGCGGGGTTGGGATATACTTTTATTGTGCTAAAAGTATTATCTTCAATTCCCACCACAGTAGCACACACAGGTGCTGAAGTACAACTATTGTAAACAACTTCTACACAATAGTCGTGTGTACCGCTGGTAACATTTTCATCTATATAATTAGTTTCTGTAAGCCCACTTGCAATTTCAACTCCGTCTCTTGTTATGGTGTAAGTGTAATCTTCAGTAGCTACGCCTGAAATTGTAATATCATCAACAAACCATGCGTAATAAAGTCCTCCAGTAGCCAATGCATGCCAAGCTAATTTAATGTTTTGATTAGCGTATTCAGCAAGGCTAATGTTAATAGCTTCGTCATAGTGGTTTATTCCTGCGGGTTGTGTTGAAGCATCCCATAATTCTGTCCAGTTAAAACCATTGTCGATAGAAATCTTTACATAGTAGTGGTCTCCATGTGTAGAGCCACAGGTTAAGTATGTCCAAAAATTAAGATTGGCTTGTGCTGGAAGAGAGAACCTCGGTGAAATCAACCACTCATTTTGATCTGCGTTATCCCAATGACACTGCATTTGGGAAGAGCCCTCGTGAGGATAAACATTTCCTGAAGGGTATTCAATAGTACCAACTTGTCGCCATGTATCAGAAGTGTTGTAAGAGTGAATATCCCACCCGTCTGCTTCAATGTTACCTTCAAAACCGTAGGTTATGGTAATGTTGTTATCACCGCCAGCTTCTGTTGGAGCATCCCAGGTTAAGTTTACTGTAGAACCGTTTGCTATAGCTTGAAAATTTGTAGCAGGGTCGCAGTTGAGCACAATAACAGATGCTGCACAAGCTCGATCTGATGTATAGCCTGTATAAACCACTTTTACACAATATACATATGTGCCGTTGGGAACATCTGTATCGGTATAAATAGTCTCTGTGATTCCTGTTGCAATTTCATCGCCATCTCTTGTGATGGTGTAGGTGTACTCACGACCCAATAGAGTTTCTCTTCCTTTCATCGGAGCATCCCATGTTACGCTTACGTTTGAACCTTCCACTATTGCTTGTACGTTTGTAGCTGGATTGTGAACAGTAACAGGTGCTGCACACGCAGGTACTGACGTGCCTCCTGCGTATACCACTTCCACGCAATAATCGTGTGTGCCGTTGGCAACGTTGGTATCGGTGTAACTAGTTTCTGTTATTCCGCTTACTATTTCAGCACCATTTCGGGTAATGGTGTAAGTGTAGCTACTTTTACCGCCGTAAACGGTTACGTCGTCAATATCCACACTCCAATGGTCGTAGCTATCATAATGGCGGAAAGCGATATATTTGGTTCCTGCCGGCAAATCTATATTTCTTTCGTACCAAGCGCCGGGTGCTTTAGGGCTATTTTCCGATTTGCCACTTTGTGAATTAGCGTTTTTAGCTATAGTTGTTTCTTCAAAAACAGTGGTAAAATCTCCTAAATTGGTTCCTGCTGTTGAAACCATTACGGCATATTTATCGCCAGTATAATAATTACTTCCTGAGCGAACCCAATATTGCACACTAGTGGCTCCTTCAACTAATGGGGTAATTAAATAGTTGTCGGGAGATAGAGCAGATCCTTCCCATGATTTGGAAGAGACATATTTTGTGCCACTATGTGCTTCTCCTTCAGGTATAATCCAGTTAATTCCGTCTCCGTCGAAATCAACTGTTGTCCAACCTGATGGCAATGACCCCGATTCAAAGCTTTCGCTTAATATAACCGCACCTGATGTTGGTGCATCCCAAGTTATATTAACGTAAGAGCCGTTTACTGTAGCTTGAACGTTTGTGGCAGGTGGATAAGTATCCTCATCAGCAGGTGCTAATACCGCGCGAATGTTCCAGTTGCAATCGAAGCTATATTCGGTTAATTCATCCCAATTAGTTGTAAAATTTCCGTATATCCAGGCTCCTTTTCCAGGTACCATTGGTCCCGCGTCAACTCCTAAAGTTACCGTATTAGGAGCTAGATCGAAGCCTATCCAATAATCTCCCGATACAAGTGGCAGGGCAGTAGGGAGAGTAAATTCGTTCCATCCGTCAACAATTTGATCTATTGCTAATGTGTCATCGACTAACAATTCTCCCGGCTCTGTAGCGGTACCGTTGCCATAAATTAACATTCTAATATTAGTTATAATTGAAGCATTGCCTATGTAACACCTTACTTTTTCGATACTACTATTGCCATAATAAGAAGCTAACTCATCGGAAGTTAATCTTATAGCACCAATATAAGAATCACCATCACCTGCATATAATTCATTATCATTGTCACCATCGTAATGTATAACAATTTCAGAGTCGTTTACAGTAACGGGTGCTGCACAAGCCGGTACAGATGTACCGCCTGTATAAACCACTTTTACGCAATATTCGTATGTGCCGTTTGCGACACCGGCATCGGTATAGTTGGTTTCTGTAATTCCTGTTGCAACTTCAGTACCGTTTTTGGTAACAGTATAAGAGTATGTACTTGCTTCACCGTAAACGGTTACATCGTCAATATACATTGCCCATTGTCCATGGCAGTTATAGTGACGGAAAGCCACATATTTTGTTCCTGCAGGAAGGTCAACGGTTCTTTCATACCAGGTTCCTAATTTTGGAGTTTCATCTCTCTCTTTTGGTCTGTATATTTTAGCAGTTAAAGTCTCTTCAAACACTACCGTGAAATCTTCCGCATTTGTTCCTGTAGAAGAAGCCATTACCGCATAATTATCAGCAGGGTAGTTAGCACTATGTGCTACAACCCAGTAATTGATGCTTGTTGCTCCATTTACTAATGGGGTAATCAGATAGTTATCAGGAGTAATATCTGCACCACCTGTGTAGGATTCAGAATAAACGCTTCCCGGGGCGTTGTATCCTACACTACTTGAATAGTTCCAAATGTTTCCGTCTTCATTGGCATCAATTTGAGTCCAATCTGCAGGTATTCCACTATCAAACTCTTCGCTCAATAGAACAGCTCTGCCTTTTGCAGGAGCGTTCCAGGTTACAGTTACGTCTGAGCCGTTTGCCGTGGCTTGAACGTTTGTAGCGGGTGGATAAGTCCCTCCGCCATTGGGTGATAATACCGCGCGAATATTCCAGTTATAATCGAGGCTATATTCAGTCAACCCATCCCAACCGGAAGTAATTCCTTCTGAATAGATCCATCCTCCTTTTCCGGGTATCATTGGACCTGCGTCAACTCCCAATGCTTGTGCTGGAGCAGTTACATCGAAGCCTACCCAATAATCTCCAGATGTAAGTGCAAGAGGAGTAGGAAGAGTAAATTCGTTCCATCCGGTCACAACTTGATCTGTTGCTAATGTTTCATCGACTAACAATGCTCCCGGCTCTGTAGCGGTACCGTTACCATAAATTAACATTCTAATATTAGTTAAAGTTGAAGCATCGTATATGTAACACCTTGCTTTTACGATACTACTATTGCCATAATAAGAAGATAACTCATCGGAAGTTAATCTTATAGCACCAATATAAGGACTGCCTCCAGCTTGTATTGCTAGATGATTGTCACCATCGTAATGTATAATAACTTCTCTTTCTTTAGCAGGCGAGGCTTGCTGTAATGTTGCCTTACTTATGGTTCTTTTAGGTCCAACTTGTATGACCCCGGATTGATTTTGCGCTTTTATTCCGCAGTGCATGGCGAAAACTAACGCCAATAAAAAACTGATCTTTCTCATAATCATTTGATTTTAATTTATTAAATACTGTTTTAAGTTCTTTATATTAAGATAGTTATTGAGCAAATGCTTTTGTGGCTTTGTTAAACATACTTTTATAACATTAGAACTTAAATGTTTAAGTTCTTACCGCGCTAAAAGTATATAAAAAATAACAATTATGCAATCCGTAAAAATACGGATAGCTATCCGTATTTTTTGCAATTCTCTTTATAATATTGTCAATATCAGCAATATGCTTTTAGTAAAAATAAACGTTAATGATTTGTTAAAAGCTAGAGATTAACAATTATTTATGGTAATCTGTTTAATCTGTGAGTTCCGTGTTACGATTGTTAATTGAATTTGGTTCTTTTTGACTACTTTTGACATCTCAAAAAAACAAAGCGTGATATTATTTAATTCTATAGATGATTTTAATTTTGATTCATGCGCGGTTTCAGTAGGAGCGTTTGACGGTGTTCATATCGGGCATGTTTCAGTTTTAAACTATTTGTCTGAGCTGGCGAGAAAGAGTAGCTTGCCGTCGGTTGTTTTAACTTTTAAAAATCACCCACAGCATTTTTTTAAAACTCATACTGATTTTAAGCTGTTAACCACGCTTGATGAAAAAATAGAGTTGATAAAAGAGATGACAAATATTGATGCTATTGTTCAAATCCCCTTTGATACTGATATATCGACATTGAAGTACAATGATTTTGTTGACAAGATTCTTAAAACGAAGCTAAGAGCAAAAAAAATTGTTATGGGTTATGACCATCGCTTTGGAGCGGGTGGAGAGGGGACGTTCGAAAAAGTGAAAGCATTTGCCGAAAAATACTCTATTGGTGTTTATAATGCTCCCGAATTATATCCCGGAGAACACCTTAGTAGTTCACGGATTAGAAGGCTTCTTTTCGAGGGTCATGTGGCACATTCAGCCACGCTCTTAGGATATAATTATGGTTTTACAGCAAAAGTTATTTATGGTCAGCAGTTAGGTAGAAAAATAGGGTTTCCAACAGTTAATTTGTCACCGTTATCAGCAGATAAGTTGCTACCATTACAGGGAGTTTATATTGTTAAAGTTCTGATTGGCAGCAAAACACAATACGGAATTTTAAATTATGGGGTAAGACCGACGGTCAATAATTTGTCTCAACCAACAGTTGAAGTACATATTTTTGATTTTAGTGATGTTTTATATGATAAAACAATAAGAGTGGAGTTTTTAGAACGAATTCGTAGTGAAATGAAATTTAATTCTATTGACGAACTAAAATCACAAATAAGAAAAGATAAAGAAAAAGCTGAAATTTATTTAAAATCTAAAAATTGTTAGTTTATTAAAAGCTACCGTCTGAGAGTTGTTTAAGCCTGATATATAGTGCATTACATCTATTTTGCAAATTCTCATATTCAGAATTAATTCTTATTCTGTCGTTTTTGACAATAGCTTTGTCTAATTTTTTTATTGACTTATTTAATTCAATGTCATCTATATTGTAAAGGTTGTTTTTAATAAGTGATAAAACTTTCTTTGTCTCTTGCTTAGACTCCTCATTTATTGCTAACTTTAGTTTTAACAAATGTGCATTCAGTTCGTTATTAAAAAAGTCTAATGTTTTCTGAATTTCAGTATCGTTGTTGTCAGAAAAAACAGTTTGTAATAAGGGTTTATCATTGGTGGTTTCAATGCTTTCTTCTATCTTAGAGTCTGTTTTCAAATTTTCGTAAAATGAGATCAATTTTTGTGGATCAAATGGGCTAAATAAATAATCATCAAAACCTCCATATTCAGTTGAAATATCCTTTTCTATATTTGTGTTATTAACAGTACCGATTATAAGTTTAGGAGTATTTTCAGAACTTAATTTTGTTTTTATAAAATTCGGGAATCTTTGATTTTCTGCAGTGTGCATTAATACGTCAATAAATACTATATCATAACTATTCTTTTGTAATAAAAGTTTTGCTTTTTTTCCGCTATCTGCATAGTCAAAAATAATGTTTTGATCGTGGGCATTTAATACATTTAAAATAATAGCTATCTCTTCGAGGTTTTCATTAGCAATTAGAATATTATGAAACTTAGTTCTAACATCCGATTTGTTAAGTTCTGTTGCAATAGAGTCGGTAGATGTTTTTATTTCAATCGGAATGTTAACATAGAAAGTTGTTCCTTCGTTTTTGTGAGAATCAATATTAAGTGTTCCTCCAAAAAGTTCTGCTAATTGATTAGCTATTTTTATTTCAAGATTAATATCTGATTGTTCTGACAGCACAGAAGTGTTAAGGTCTGAAATAGAGGTAGATAGCACATCTTCACTAATGCCGTAACCGTTGTATATAACAGTAACTTGCAATGTGTCATTTTTTTCTATAAAAAAGTAGCATTCAACAGAGTCTCCTGAAAAAGAATTTTGAATGGCAATATCAATAAGAATGGAGCATATTTGTATAATACGAATTTGATCGGAAATGATTATTTTGTCGTGTCCAATTTTGCATTCAACTTTGAATGCAATGTTTTTTTCTGTAGCTTTATGTTCATAACTGCTTTGCAAAAACCGAACAATATTGTTAATTGTAAATGGCAGTTTCTCTATTTTGAGTATTCCTGCATTAAATTTGGCATAGGTTATTAAGTTGTTCAGCATGGACAACAGGTTGTCAGAAGAATATTTGACCTGTTCTAAATAATATCGCTGAATGTCATCAATCTGAGATCTTAAAATTAGATTTGAAAAAGAACTAATCACATCTAAGGGAGTTTTTAAATCATTTGCAACATTTGAAAGGAATAGTTCTTTAATTTCTGATATTTTTTTGACACTATCGTACATTACCGATAACTGGCTGTTTTTTTGTTCAATAATGCTATTTTTTATGGTTAAGACATCGTTCAGTTTTTTACTTTGTCTATATAATTTCAGCAATGAATAGCCCGCAAATGTTATAATAACCATGAATATGGCAGCAACAATTAACAAAGCATTTCGTGATCTGATATCTTTTATATGGCTCTCTAACTTAAGGTCTTGCAGAGCTTTTTCAGTATTTAATCGCGATATCTCCTGGTCTTTTTTATCTGTTTCATACTCTTCTTTAAGTTTGGCAACTTGTTGTATGTTTGTTATACTAGCTAAAGAATCTTTTATTATAATGTGTTCTTTATGACATTTTAGTGCATTATTATAATCACCTATTTTTTCATACGTAAATGACAAATCCTTTAGTACTGCAGATATTTGTGTTGGTGTGTTTATTTCGCGTAACATTTGTAAAGCTTGTTGCTGCATGCGAATGGCTTCATTATAGTTTTTTAAAGCGGAATAGCACGCGCCCATTTTGCTAAGTGAAGCGGCTTGTCCGTTAATATCGCCTATTGCCAGTTGTATGTCATAAGATTTTTTGTAATGGTAAAGTGCACTTTTGTAGTCTTGCTTTTTTTCAAAATATACCTCTCCAATATTAAAATATGGCATAGCTTGTCCTCGTAAATCGTTCAGCTCCTGATATATAGCGAGAGCTTGTTTGAAATTATATAGTACACTGTCATATTTTTCTAAATAGTAGTATGTTGCCCCAATATTGTTATATAAAAGAGCTTCGCCTCGTTTGTCTTTAATCTCCTTTTTCAGTATAAGGGATAAGTTGTAGTATTTTAGAGCCTCTTCAAGCTGTCCTTGCCAGTATAGCAGTAAGCCGATATTTACGTATGCGTGTGACATTCTGTCTTTGTCCCCTAAACTGTCAACTATTCTTAAATTACGAAAAAGATATTCGCTTGCCTTTTTATAATCGCCTTGTTCTTGGTAAAGTATTCCTAGATTATTTAAACATGAGCTTATTCCTTTTGCGTTTTTTGCCTTGGAAAAAGTTTTTAAAGCTGCATTATATAATACTTCTGCGCTATCGTATTTGTTTTGAAGATAGTATATGGTGCCGTCTAACATTTCGGCATGTCCAAGTCTGTAGAAATTATTTTTTGTCGATAAACCATAAAGCTTTTTAAGGTAAAATTTTGCAGAATCAATGTCAACATTGCGATAATAGTTTACAATACCGCTTAGGGCCTCGAACTTTGCACTATCGTCTCCTTGTGCATAGACTGTACGCAGACTGTCGATATTGTTGCCTGAAACAGAGCCAATTGCTATTAGCAAGAAGCAACCGGTGAGTAGCATAGAACGGGATAATCTCAAAAAAGGTTTCATTTTAATAAATTATACGTTTTGCAAAAGGTATAGAAACATAAATCGTACCATAAACATAGTTATATCTCAAACAATAATTTTTCAGGAAATTAGAAAGTGTCTATAATTGTTGATTGTTTATTCAGTTCTGCTCTTGCTTCTATAAATTATTACCAATTG
Coding sequences within it:
- a CDS encoding energy transducer TonB, with translation MEVKKNPQADLEQHKSTFTQIGLVVVLGFMLVAFNWTTKERSVGDLGVVVAIDLEEEMIAT
- a CDS encoding T9SS type A sorting domain-containing protein; the protein is MRKISFLLALVFAMHCGIKAQNQSGVIQVGPKRTISKATLQQASPAKEREVIIHYDGDNHLAIQAGGSPYIGAIRLTSDELSSYYGNSSIVKARCYIYDASTLTNIRMLIYGNGTATEPGALLVDETLATDQVVTGWNEFTLPTPLALTSGDYWVGFDVTAPAQALGVDAGPMIPGKGGWIYSEGITSGWDGLTEYSLDYNWNIRAVLSPNGGGTYPPATNVQATANGSDVTVTWNAPAKGRAVLLSEEFDSGIPADWTQIDANEDGNIWNYSSSVGYNAPGSVYSESYTGGADITPDNYLITPLVNGATSINYWVVAHSANYPADNYAVMASSTGTNAEDFTVVFEETLTAKIYRPKERDETPKLGTWYERTVDLPAGTKYVAFRHYNCHGQWAMYIDDVTVYGEASTYSYTVTKNGTEVATGITETNYTDAGVANGTYEYCVKVVYTGGTSVPACAAPVTVNDSEIVIHYDGDNDNELYAGDGDSYIGAIRLTSDELASYYGNSSIEKVRCYIGNASIITNIRMLIYGNGTATEPGELLVDDTLAIDQIVDGWNEFTLPTALPLVSGDYWIGFDLAPNTVTLGVDAGPMVPGKGAWIYGNFTTNWDELTEYSFDCNWNIRAVLAPADEDTYPPATNVQATVNGSYVNITWDAPTSGAVILSESFESGSLPSGWTTVDFDGDGINWIIPEGEAHSGTKYVSSKSWEGSALSPDNYLITPLVEGATSVQYWVRSGSNYYTGDKYAVMVSTAGTNLGDFTTVFEETTIAKNANSQSGKSENSPKAPGAWYERNIDLPAGTKYIAFRHYDSYDHWSVDIDDVTVYGGKSSYTYTITRNGAEIVSGITETSYTDTNVANGTHDYCVEVVYAGGTSVPACAAPVTVHNPATNVQAIVEGSNVSVTWDAPMKGRETLLGREYTYTITRDGDEIATGITETIYTDTDVPNGTYVYCVKVVYTGYTSDRACAASVIVLNCDPATNFQAIANGSTVNLTWDAPTEAGGDNNITITYGFEGNIEADGWDIHSYNTSDTWRQVGTIEYPSGNVYPHEGSSQMQCHWDNADQNEWLISPRFSLPAQANLNFWTYLTCGSTHGDHYYVKISIDNGFNWTELWDASTQPAGINHYDEAINISLAEYANQNIKLAWHALATGGLYYAWFVDDITISGVATEDYTYTITRDGVEIASGLTETNYIDENVTSGTHDYCVEVVYNSCTSAPVCATVVGIEDNTFSTIKVYPNPATDNITIECAENINKIEVFDVLGRKIISNENILNNTNVDITSLNNGIYFLIVHTENCNGEYKIIKQ
- the ribF gene encoding riboflavin biosynthesis protein RibF, translating into MILFNSIDDFNFDSCAVSVGAFDGVHIGHVSVLNYLSELARKSSLPSVVLTFKNHPQHFFKTHTDFKLLTTLDEKIELIKEMTNIDAIVQIPFDTDISTLKYNDFVDKILKTKLRAKKIVMGYDHRFGAGGEGTFEKVKAFAEKYSIGVYNAPELYPGEHLSSSRIRRLLFEGHVAHSATLLGYNYGFTAKVIYGQQLGRKIGFPTVNLSPLSADKLLPLQGVYIVKVLIGSKTQYGILNYGVRPTVNNLSQPTVEVHIFDFSDVLYDKTIRVEFLERIRSEMKFNSIDELKSQIRKDKEKAEIYLKSKNC
- a CDS encoding tetratricopeptide repeat protein; amino-acid sequence: MKPFLRLSRSMLLTGCFLLIAIGSVSGNNIDSLRTVYAQGDDSAKFEALSGIVNYYRNVDIDSAKFYLKKLYGLSTKNNFYRLGHAEMLDGTIYYLQNKYDSAEVLYNAALKTFSKAKNAKGISSCLNNLGILYQEQGDYKKASEYLFRNLRIVDSLGDKDRMSHAYVNIGLLLYWQGQLEEALKYYNLSLILKKEIKDKRGEALLYNNIGATYYYLEKYDSVLYNFKQALAIYQELNDLRGQAMPYFNIGEVYFEKKQDYKSALYHYKKSYDIQLAIGDINGQAASLSKMGACYSALKNYNEAIRMQQQALQMLREINTPTQISAVLKDLSFTYEKIGDYNNALKCHKEHIIIKDSLASITNIQQVAKLKEEYETDKKDQEISRLNTEKALQDLKLESHIKDIRSRNALLIVAAIFMVIITFAGYSLLKLYRQSKKLNDVLTIKNSIIEQKNSQLSVMYDSVKKISEIKELFLSNVANDLKTPLDVISSFSNLILRSQIDDIQRYYLEQVKYSSDNLLSMLNNLITYAKFNAGILKIEKLPFTINNIVRFLQSSYEHKATEKNIAFKVECKIGHDKIIISDQIRIIQICSILIDIAIQNSFSGDSVECYFFIEKNDTLQVTVIYNGYGISEDVLSTSISDLNTSVLSEQSDINLEIKIANQLAELFGGTLNIDSHKNEGTTFYVNIPIEIKTSTDSIATELNKSDVRTKFHNILIANENLEEIAIILNVLNAHDQNIIFDYADSGKKAKLLLQKNSYDIVFIDVLMHTAENQRFPNFIKTKLSSENTPKLIIGTVNNTNIEKDISTEYGGFDDYLFSPFDPQKLISFYENLKTDSKIEESIETTNDKPLLQTVFSDNNDTEIQKTLDFFNNELNAHLLKLKLAINEESKQETKKVLSLIKNNLYNIDDIELNKSIKKLDKAIVKNDRIRINSEYENLQNRCNALYIRLKQLSDGSF